A single genomic interval of Fibrobacter sp. UWB13 harbors:
- a CDS encoding glycosyltransferase family A protein, giving the protein MSQVEVLISAMNQNGPSIFRQTNIQSSALMVNQCDVNDYWEQKLEFGTIRIFSTKDRGLSRSRNMAVENASKKYALLCDDDEYLYKDYPQLIETAFADNPKADVICFQVKCPGKKYSSKSFKLGYITTLRIASWQICFRLESVRKANIVFDTRFGSGTVMGSGEENIFLYDCLKNGLNIYYVPICIGEVSRKKSNWFKGFTQTYFFNRGKILRRMMGSFWGGVYCVYFVIAKHRRYKKETNFANACKNIVKGFFSWSEK; this is encoded by the coding sequence ATGAGCCAAGTTGAAGTTTTAATATCCGCAATGAATCAAAATGGTCCGTCTATTTTTAGACAGACAAACATTCAGTCTAGTGCTTTGATGGTAAATCAATGTGATGTAAATGATTATTGGGAACAAAAGCTAGAATTTGGAACAATCAGAATCTTTTCAACAAAAGATCGAGGCTTAAGCAGAAGCCGAAATATGGCTGTAGAAAACGCCTCAAAAAAGTATGCTTTGTTATGCGATGATGATGAATATTTATACAAAGATTATCCTCAATTAATCGAAACGGCTTTTGCAGACAATCCCAAAGCAGATGTAATCTGTTTTCAGGTCAAGTGTCCCGGGAAAAAATATTCAAGTAAAAGCTTTAAACTTGGATACATAACAACTCTTAGAATTGCAAGCTGGCAAATTTGTTTTAGATTAGAATCTGTAAGAAAAGCAAACATCGTCTTTGATACTCGATTTGGCTCTGGAACTGTGATGGGATCTGGCGAAGAGAACATTTTTTTATATGATTGTTTGAAAAATGGCTTGAACATTTACTATGTGCCGATTTGCATTGGTGAAGTGTCTCGTAAAAAATCAAATTGGTTTAAGGGGTTTACACAAACTTATTTTTTTAATCGAGGGAAAATTTTAAGACGGATGATGGGTTCTTTTTGGGGAGGTGTATATTGTGTGTATTTTGTAATTGCAAAACATCGACGCTATAAAAAGGAAACGAACTTCGCAAACGCCTGCAAGAACATTGTTAAAGGTTTTTTCTCGTGGTCGGAAAAATGA
- a CDS encoding glycosyltransferase family A protein, with translation MVGKMSPLVSVIIPTFKRSEMLPRAINSVLSQTYKNVQVVVVDDNNPNTDYRQLTENRMKLFANDNRVKYILHSKNSNGSVARNTGIKNADGEIVTFLDDDDVYRPDKIQKQVEFLLKNKRYRAVYCGWTREKEYIPSHQGNLSYDILSGDNIIYTNAIMMWKKDALSCGGWDETFLRHQEAAFLLRFFSKGGEIGVVSESLIDFDVSDRSNAPQNPDKNRDHVLHLLKNYIDTMECSENIEIKKKIVSHRYRGILLGYLKRRCFIGGLFFYFGALIKMPIRFNVDLIIYILKHV, from the coding sequence GTGGTCGGAAAAATGAGCCCTTTAGTATCTGTCATTATTCCAACATTCAAAAGATCGGAAATGCTTCCGAGAGCGATAAATTCTGTATTGTCGCAAACGTATAAAAATGTTCAAGTTGTAGTTGTTGATGACAATAATCCTAATACAGACTACCGCCAATTAACTGAAAACAGAATGAAACTTTTCGCAAATGACAATCGTGTAAAGTACATTCTTCATAGTAAAAACAGCAATGGCTCTGTTGCTAGAAATACTGGAATAAAAAATGCAGATGGAGAGATTGTTACGTTTTTAGATGATGATGATGTGTATAGGCCGGATAAAATACAAAAACAAGTCGAATTTTTACTTAAGAATAAACGGTACAGAGCTGTATATTGTGGATGGACTAGAGAAAAAGAATATATTCCATCTCATCAAGGAAACTTGTCATATGATATACTGAGTGGTGACAATATCATTTATACAAATGCAATCATGATGTGGAAAAAAGACGCTTTATCATGTGGAGGGTGGGATGAAACTTTTCTACGTCATCAAGAAGCGGCCTTTCTTCTGCGTTTTTTTTCTAAAGGTGGAGAAATTGGCGTTGTATCAGAATCTTTAATAGATTTTGATGTGTCTGATAGATCAAATGCTCCTCAAAATCCCGACAAAAATAGAGACCATGTATTACATTTGCTAAAAAACTATATTGATACAATGGAATGTAGTGAAAATATTGAAATAAAAAAGAAGATTGTTTCTCATAGGTATCGCGGAATTTTGTTAGGCTATTTGAAAAGACGTTGTTTTATAGGGGGACTATTCTTCTATTTTGGGGCGTTAATTAAAATGCCCATACGATTCAATGTTGATTTAATAATATATATTTTGAAACACGTCTAA
- a CDS encoding O-antigen ligase yields MIIGGYVSLLLILLTVVNRSSRIDLRNIFVWLLLSLFFGSQLVYATLFKGYETSYQYSLNFIIFGFVPLYFLLNVNNFKLLIYCAFIISCVNGLVLLLDPLNDYCLSGNYMGYGFDLLMFSFSGLLFGFYALRKKILLAPIIIELSFIVIYGNKGAALGALAMLLVMFFFQIKSISKLILSLVIFLILANWKLLLSAIVSQLMKFNLPTYSLLTLQLLVLDESDQVYSARTNIWNVAIEWIERNPFWGNGICTFDEFNNGYVHNVFLEITLAYGYMGLIVFVGLLVHSIFLLVKMNDPYKRFFQLILLVGWLVPMQFSLTIWNVSLFWIYIGIYLLSITGKKDESFSQYV; encoded by the coding sequence ATGATTATAGGTGGTTATGTATCATTATTGTTGATTTTGCTCACGGTAGTAAACAGATCTTCTAGAATAGACTTGCGAAATATTTTTGTATGGTTACTCCTATCATTATTTTTTGGATCTCAACTCGTTTACGCAACTTTGTTTAAGGGGTATGAGACTTCTTATCAATATTCTCTAAATTTCATCATATTTGGATTTGTTCCGTTATATTTTTTATTGAATGTCAATAATTTTAAATTATTGATTTATTGTGCCTTTATAATTTCATGTGTAAATGGTTTGGTTTTATTACTTGATCCTTTGAATGATTATTGTTTGTCTGGTAATTATATGGGGTATGGTTTTGACTTGTTGATGTTTTCGTTTTCAGGGTTACTTTTTGGTTTTTATGCTTTAAGGAAAAAAATACTGCTTGCTCCAATAATAATAGAATTATCTTTTATAGTTATCTATGGAAATAAGGGCGCTGCGCTGGGTGCTTTAGCCATGCTGTTGGTGATGTTCTTTTTTCAAATAAAATCCATTTCTAAGTTAATTCTTTCGTTGGTAATCTTTCTTATTTTAGCGAATTGGAAATTGTTGCTGTCTGCAATTGTTAGTCAACTTATGAAATTCAATCTACCCACGTATTCACTCTTAACATTGCAATTGCTAGTCTTGGATGAATCTGATCAAGTATATTCAGCAAGAACAAATATTTGGAATGTTGCAATTGAATGGATTGAACGAAATCCTTTTTGGGGGAATGGAATATGTACTTTTGACGAGTTTAACAATGGCTATGTTCATAATGTTTTTTTAGAAATAACGCTCGCATATGGGTATATGGGATTAATTGTCTTTGTTGGGTTGTTAGTGCATAGTATTTTTTTGCTTGTGAAGATGAATGATCCGTATAAAAGGTTCTTTCAATTAATCCTTTTAGTTGGATGGCTTGTTCCGATGCAATTTTCTTTAACCATTTGGAATGTTTCGTTATTTTGGATTTATATAGGGATATATCTTCTTTCGATTACAGGAAAAAAAGATGAAAGTTTTAGTCAATACGTATGA
- a CDS encoding glycosyltransferase — translation MKVLVNTYDTAFQNIAGGVHKRIEKTSRFIRDLGCQIDFFDKFSTKVEDYDILHVYMIDVGNVELVKYAKSKGLKIVLSSIVNLNHSLSLRLYWLIRKMPIMTTYKLFFQMCLLADVIVVETEKERKFVSRYFHVSESKITIIPSGVDEVCYKKDELIFEKIGKKCDYAIEVARFDQNKNQLNVIKAMAGEKENVVFVGGGDSKNSKYYQQCLDIAKKCKNIHLLGWVDANSDLLKSAYSNAKAVICSSYQETFGLSILEGIQAGAFPILSKTLPILDFKEMSGCETFDPDDLMDIRDKIKKVMNTNKVFENRDMVKSSFSWDAVAKKHVDIFEGLLIK, via the coding sequence ATGAAAGTTTTAGTCAATACGTATGATACGGCTTTTCAAAATATAGCAGGAGGTGTTCACAAACGAATAGAAAAAACCTCTCGTTTTATAAGGGATCTTGGTTGCCAAATAGATTTCTTTGATAAATTTAGTACAAAAGTTGAAGATTATGACATTCTACATGTTTATATGATTGATGTTGGTAATGTTGAATTGGTAAAGTATGCAAAATCCAAAGGTTTAAAGATTGTTTTGTCGTCTATAGTCAATCTAAATCATAGCCTTTCATTAAGATTGTATTGGCTTATTAGAAAAATGCCGATAATGACTACATATAAATTATTTTTCCAAATGTGCTTGTTGGCTGACGTTATTGTCGTTGAAACGGAAAAAGAAAGAAAGTTTGTTAGTAGATATTTTCATGTTTCTGAATCAAAAATAACAATTATTCCAAGTGGAGTTGATGAAGTTTGCTATAAAAAAGATGAACTTATTTTTGAGAAAATAGGGAAAAAATGTGACTATGCAATAGAGGTTGCAAGATTTGATCAAAACAAGAATCAGCTGAATGTAATAAAGGCTATGGCAGGTGAAAAGGAAAATGTTGTTTTTGTTGGTGGCGGCGATTCAAAGAATTCCAAATATTATCAGCAATGTTTGGATATTGCAAAGAAATGTAAAAATATTCATTTATTAGGTTGGGTTGATGCGAATTCTGATTTGCTGAAATCTGCCTATTCAAATGCAAAAGCTGTCATTTGTTCATCTTATCAGGAAACTTTTGGCCTTTCAATTTTGGAAGGAATTCAAGCTGGAGCATTCCCTATTCTTTCTAAGACATTACCGATTTTAGATTTTAAAGAAATGAGTGGATGTGAAACCTTTGATCCAGATGATTTGATGGATATAAGGGATAAAATTAAGAAAGTTATGAATACTAATAAAGTTTTTGAAAATAGAGATATGGTAAAATCGTCATTTTCATGGGATGCTGTTGCTAAGAAACATGTTGATATATTTGAAGGCTTGCTGATAAAATGA
- a CDS encoding PIG-L deacetylase family protein translates to MMQKKIIISFLYRIKTKLFWTVDRVVGRLKSEYIDIPVLNADCKILILAPHSDDEWIGCSQIIKDNTDVLICNMDMDGGDTQEIHAIRYQEMKSLANKYHRPFSTVNANNRECGLLKIVQDYRPEIIFLPFFMDWHEEHVQVMNVLKSVSASVKGFQIGMYPVSLPMLPNFITHFRPLNKTALKAKWDEFLNVYKTQTFIPWKRFLANERINGAYLNQYAAEVYSIIPVEQWIKLLDNHLLTDEQKKCLKGNLNKISKVRKMMSLFYAAKEA, encoded by the coding sequence ATGATGCAAAAAAAAATAATTATTAGTTTTTTGTATAGAATAAAAACCAAATTGTTTTGGACTGTTGATAGAGTTGTTGGTCGACTAAAGTCTGAATATATTGATATTCCTGTACTGAATGCCGATTGTAAAATATTGATCCTTGCCCCGCATTCCGACGATGAGTGGATAGGTTGCTCACAAATCATCAAAGATAATACAGATGTGTTAATTTGCAACATGGATATGGATGGTGGTGATACACAAGAAATTCATGCCATTCGTTATCAAGAAATGAAATCTTTGGCAAATAAATATCATCGACCGTTTTCTACCGTTAATGCGAATAATAGGGAATGTGGTCTTTTGAAAATAGTTCAAGATTATCGCCCAGAAATTATTTTTCTTCCTTTTTTTATGGATTGGCATGAAGAACACGTTCAGGTAATGAATGTACTGAAGAGCGTGTCTGCCTCAGTTAAAGGATTTCAAATAGGAATGTACCCCGTATCACTACCAATGTTGCCGAATTTTATTACTCATTTTAGACCTTTGAATAAAACAGCATTAAAGGCCAAATGGGATGAGTTCTTGAATGTTTATAAAACGCAAACGTTTATTCCATGGAAGCGCTTCTTGGCAAATGAGCGAATTAATGGTGCTTATTTAAACCAATATGCGGCTGAAGTTTATTCGATAATTCCTGTAGAGCAGTGGATTAAATTGTTGGATAATCACTTGTTGACTGACGAGCAAAAAAAATGCTTAAAAGGTAATTTGAATAAAATTTCTAAAGTTCGAAAAATGATGAGTCTGTTTTATGCTGCGAAAGAGGCTTGA
- a CDS encoding glycoside hydrolase family 99-like domain-containing protein, translated as MSDAKILAYYLPQFHPFKENDEWWGKGFTEWTNVGKAKPLFRGHYQPKVPADLGYYDLRLPVVRQQQVELAQKAGIDGFCYWHYWFGGKGRQLMNCIIDDVLESGKPDFPFCLGWANESWKAKLWNKDGKGDKLLMEQRYEGIDDYRAHFEYVLKLFKDHRYVRVDGKPFFLIYRPQLFSEVQLFINLWNKWIKESGVADGIYFVANLDDESEYKKWISMGFDAVTPSMWSRTDPYFNYSKLGKYIMQKRRAHWPSPVRNDYGYICNHLLWKDYMDFNDDVIPFIIPQWDHTPRSGTKGRVFVNVTPELFEQQAKKILQNVQKKNNKIVMLKSWNEWGEGNYMEPDLKYGHGFIDALRNALNTILNK; from the coding sequence ATGTCTGATGCTAAAATTCTAGCTTATTATCTACCCCAATTTCATCCATTTAAGGAAAATGATGAATGGTGGGGGAAGGGATTTACGGAATGGACGAATGTTGGAAAAGCAAAGCCGTTGTTTAGGGGACATTATCAGCCTAAAGTTCCTGCAGATTTAGGGTATTATGATCTTAGGTTGCCTGTTGTTCGTCAGCAACAGGTTGAGTTGGCCCAAAAAGCTGGCATAGATGGTTTTTGTTATTGGCATTATTGGTTTGGTGGAAAAGGACGTCAGTTAATGAACTGTATTATTGATGATGTCCTGGAATCTGGAAAACCTGATTTCCCTTTTTGCCTTGGTTGGGCGAATGAGTCTTGGAAGGCAAAGTTATGGAATAAGGATGGTAAGGGTGATAAGCTGTTGATGGAACAGCGTTATGAAGGAATAGATGATTATCGTGCACATTTTGAGTATGTATTAAAATTATTCAAAGACCATAGATATGTTAGAGTAGATGGGAAACCTTTTTTTCTGATTTATCGCCCACAATTGTTTAGTGAAGTTCAATTGTTTATCAATCTTTGGAATAAATGGATTAAAGAATCTGGTGTTGCCGATGGAATATATTTTGTTGCGAATCTTGATGATGAAAGTGAATATAAAAAATGGATTTCAATGGGATTTGATGCGGTAACTCCATCAATGTGGTCTCGGACAGATCCTTATTTTAATTATTCAAAGCTTGGAAAATATATTATGCAAAAACGGCGGGCACATTGGCCTAGCCCAGTAAGAAATGATTATGGATATATTTGTAATCATCTCCTTTGGAAGGATTATATGGATTTTAATGATGATGTAATCCCATTCATAATTCCACAATGGGATCATACACCAAGAAGTGGGACGAAAGGGCGCGTGTTTGTAAATGTAACACCTGAGCTTTTTGAACAACAGGCAAAAAAAATTCTGCAGAATGTACAAAAAAAGAATAACAAAATCGTCATGTTGAAATCATGGAATGAATGGGGTGAAGGCAATTATATGGAACCCGATTTAAAATATGGGCATGGTTTTATTGATGCTTTGAGAAACGCTTTGAACACCATATTGAATAAATAA
- a CDS encoding acyltransferase — MKKKVHRFISFLLRRIVSLLRFIYSYKTFEYVDLSLKTRIRSYWLQPIFKQCDKTVSFGKIGLIHGGECITIEEKTYFSDYIYLTTWPNLVKEKPSLMIGAYCDFGAFNHITCTNKMTIGNNVLTGKWVTISDNNHGDSSMEMLKMHPLKRPIISKGPVVIEDDVWIGDKATILSGVHIGKGAIIAANAVVTKNVPAYSVAAGNPAKIIKQPTLQRDSQA, encoded by the coding sequence ATGAAAAAAAAAGTACATCGTTTTATTTCTTTTTTGTTAAGAAGGATTGTTTCTTTATTAAGATTTATCTATTCCTATAAAACCTTTGAATATGTAGATTTATCCTTAAAAACAAGGATTCGTTCCTACTGGCTTCAGCCAATTTTTAAACAATGCGACAAAACGGTATCTTTTGGAAAAATTGGACTCATTCATGGTGGAGAATGCATAACAATTGAAGAAAAAACATATTTTAGCGATTATATCTATTTAACAACATGGCCCAATCTTGTTAAAGAAAAACCTTCTTTAATGATTGGTGCTTATTGTGATTTTGGGGCATTCAATCATATTACATGTACTAATAAAATGACAATAGGTAACAACGTACTAACAGGTAAGTGGGTTACAATTTCAGACAATAATCATGGAGATTCATCTATGGAAATGTTGAAAATGCATCCATTAAAAAGACCTATCATTTCAAAGGGACCTGTTGTTATTGAAGATGATGTTTGGATTGGAGATAAGGCAACGATTCTCTCAGGAGTACATATCGGCAAAGGCGCAATTATCGCCGCAAATGCTGTAGTAACAAAAAATGTACCTGCATATAGCGTTGCGGCTGGGAATCCGGCGAAAATTATAAAGCAACCAACATTACAAAGAGACTCTCAGGCTTAG
- a CDS encoding glycosyltransferase family 2 protein, whose product MTKQPLLSICIPTWNRAKILSISLNSFCEQLASIDSSEIEIFVSDNASDDDTPQVVQSFIDQGLPITYNRNPENVGAAGNFIKCMQWASGKYIWLLGDDDLLKDGSISYILDLIRNGDYGLIHLSVLKNKDNLPETQEYSDCDDFWKAISFWVTFMSGSIFLKEAVHLVDNCERYIPTRLLQVPFYLMSSTLREKNLFVRKSVMQDGLDGSSNGGYNFYQVFVENYLNIWKEYVDKGIVSKKCYAFIKRDIYSKFIINYNCMLLLLHRNVKSENANNIGNRNGFKIKGAWKLLLKYYGHELYFWTLIPKQLAKTVLNFIRARMK is encoded by the coding sequence ATGACTAAACAACCTTTGCTTTCAATATGTATTCCGACATGGAATCGTGCTAAAATTTTATCTATATCATTGAATAGCTTTTGTGAACAGCTTGCATCAATAGATTCATCAGAAATTGAAATTTTTGTTTCTGATAACGCCTCTGACGACGATACACCCCAAGTTGTTCAATCGTTTATTGATCAGGGATTACCTATTACATATAATAGGAATCCCGAGAATGTTGGTGCCGCAGGTAATTTTATAAAATGTATGCAATGGGCATCAGGTAAATACATCTGGTTATTGGGAGATGACGATCTTTTAAAAGATGGTTCAATTTCATATATACTAGATTTAATTCGAAACGGAGATTATGGATTAATCCATTTAAGTGTTTTAAAAAATAAAGACAACCTACCCGAGACTCAAGAATATTCTGATTGCGATGATTTTTGGAAGGCCATTTCTTTTTGGGTGACCTTCATGAGTGGCAGTATATTTTTAAAAGAGGCTGTACATCTTGTTGATAACTGTGAACGCTACATTCCAACTCGTTTGTTGCAGGTTCCATTTTATTTAATGTCTTCAACACTCCGAGAGAAGAACCTTTTTGTTCGAAAATCTGTAATGCAAGATGGACTCGATGGAAGTAGTAATGGTGGGTATAACTTTTATCAGGTTTTTGTTGAAAACTACCTAAACATTTGGAAAGAATATGTAGATAAGGGAATTGTTTCTAAAAAATGCTATGCATTCATAAAAAGGGATATTTATTCAAAATTTATCATTAATTACAATTGCATGTTATTGTTGCTTCACCGAAATGTCAAAAGCGAAAATGCGAATAATATTGGCAACCGTAATGGATTCAAGATAAAAGGAGCATGGAAATTATTGCTTAAGTATTATGGTCATGAATTGTATTTTTGGACGCTGATTCCGAAACAACTAGCAAAAACTGTATTGAATTTTATTAGAGCGAGAATGAAATGA
- a CDS encoding lipopolysaccharide biosynthesis protein, producing MSFKTFVTQKLGVDKAIFYTLLSRGLSISTALFTVFFIAKNLSPEEQGFYYTFGSIVALQVFFELGLTGIITQFVAHEASHLKLNSEYRMEGEEKYRSRLSSLLKFCTKWYLVIAILVFIALGIFGSIFFSKYSAEHKDIEWFLPWILLAVGTAFNLLLSPITAFLEGLGKVKEVAQLRFVQQIVHPIVVWGGLSIGGKLFVSGADAFVRVFIVVIIIAKSPFFKILKNIWNDFGSEAVLYMKEIFPYQWRIAVSWISGYFIYQLFNPVLFATEGARVAGQMGMTMAALNGLHALTQSWINTKVPRLSGFIAQKDYKNLDLLFGKTMKQMMLIGTSCLIAFIVVIYAIQKMDFMLFGIHIGDRFLPILPLSLMAWAIWTMFPINCWATYLRCHKKEPLLLNSVVVGILCCISTITFGNLYGVYGITIAFALLRFVSLTWINYIYRHKKREWHND from the coding sequence ATGAGCTTTAAAACATTTGTAACACAGAAACTAGGCGTTGACAAGGCGATATTTTACACTTTGTTAAGCCGAGGGTTGTCTATATCGACAGCCCTATTCACGGTGTTTTTCATTGCAAAAAATCTTTCGCCGGAGGAACAGGGATTCTACTATACTTTTGGCAGCATTGTTGCTTTGCAAGTTTTCTTTGAGCTTGGCTTGACAGGCATTATTACGCAGTTTGTTGCTCATGAAGCTTCACACTTGAAGCTGAATTCTGAATACAGAATGGAAGGAGAAGAAAAATATCGATCAAGACTTTCTTCACTTTTGAAGTTTTGTACAAAATGGTATCTTGTTATAGCGATTCTCGTGTTTATCGCTCTTGGAATTTTTGGATCCATATTCTTCTCTAAATATAGTGCTGAACACAAGGACATTGAATGGTTCTTGCCGTGGATCTTACTTGCTGTTGGTACTGCATTTAATTTGCTGCTGTCTCCAATTACAGCTTTTTTGGAGGGGCTTGGGAAAGTCAAAGAAGTTGCTCAGTTGCGTTTTGTTCAGCAAATTGTGCATCCGATTGTAGTCTGGGGAGGCCTATCTATTGGTGGAAAATTATTTGTATCCGGAGCAGATGCTTTTGTAAGGGTTTTTATCGTCGTTATAATTATTGCAAAGTCTCCCTTCTTCAAAATATTAAAGAATATTTGGAATGATTTTGGATCTGAAGCAGTCCTTTATATGAAAGAAATATTCCCATATCAATGGCGAATTGCTGTAAGTTGGATTAGTGGATATTTTATCTATCAATTATTTAATCCAGTGTTGTTCGCGACTGAAGGTGCAAGGGTTGCAGGACAAATGGGCATGACTATGGCAGCCCTCAATGGTTTACATGCTTTAACTCAGAGTTGGATTAATACAAAAGTTCCGAGACTTTCTGGATTCATCGCTCAGAAGGACTACAAAAATTTAGATTTGCTTTTTGGCAAAACTATGAAACAAATGATGCTAATTGGGACTTCATGCTTGATTGCCTTTATAGTTGTTATATATGCTATTCAAAAAATGGACTTTATGCTATTTGGAATTCATATTGGGGATAGATTTTTACCGATACTCCCATTAAGTCTAATGGCTTGGGCAATATGGACAATGTTCCCTATAAATTGCTGGGCTACATATTTAAGGTGCCATAAAAAAGAACCGTTGTTACTTAATTCTGTTGTTGTCGGAATTTTATGTTGCATATCAACAATTACATTTGGAAATCTATATGGAGTTTACGGCATTACAATAGCATTTGCTTTGCTCCGTTTTGTTTCATTGACATGGATTAATTACATATATCGCCATAAAAAGAGGGAATGGCACAATGACTAA